A stretch of Salvelinus alpinus chromosome 4, SLU_Salpinus.1, whole genome shotgun sequence DNA encodes these proteins:
- the LOC139572732 gene encoding uncharacterized protein isoform X1: MIRTGVQQMARGLCQIMGREISKGNFNTNIRQQMTPRGTFQLPWSSINSVRTMAVLPWPFSFQPRDFSLPNSSWGSDMRRLYEHYNSQCEVETDDGEKKWGVWRRLPSYNRSLKYATGGVYLSKIIQSKARLFTRNIREYGGTFEYVVFVNKQEQKCVAVSVNHNGTPIRRMMDRPTHRPTRRYKHTSETALTS, encoded by the exons ATGATACGAACAGGAGTGCAGCAGATGGCCAGGGGACTGTGCCAAATAATGGGACGTGAAATCTCAAAGGGAAATTTCAACACCAACATCAGACAACAAATGACTCCAAGAGGGACTTTCCAGCTTCCCTGGTCCTCTATCAACAGTGTCCGAACCATGGCG GTGCTGCCCTGGCCTTTCTCTTTCCAGCCACGGGACTTCAGCCTGCCCAACTCGTCCTGGGGCTCCGACATGAGGCGTCTGTATGAGCACTATAACAGCCAGTGTGAGGTAGAGACAGATGACGGAGAGAAGAAGTGGGGGGTCTGGAGAAGACTGCCCAGCTATAACCGCTCCCTCAAGTACGCCACAG GTGGGGTGTATTTGAGTAAGATCATTCAGTCGAAGGCGCGTCTGTTCACACGGAACATCAGGGAGTACGGGGGGACGTTCGAGTACGTCGTGTTTGTCAACAAGCAGgagcagaagtgtgt GGCTGTTTCTGTCAATCACAATGGGACACCTATTAGGAGGATGATGGATAGGCCAACTCATCGACCAACCAGACGCTACAAACACACATCAGAAACAGCACTGACTTCCTAG
- the LOC139572732 gene encoding uncharacterized protein isoform X4: MIRTGVQQMARGLCQIMGREISKGNFNTNIRQQMTPRGTFQLPWSSINSVRTMAVLPWPFSFQPRDFSLPNSSWGSDMRRLYEHYNSQCEVETDDGEKKWGVWRRLPSYNRSLKYATGGVYLSKIIQSKARLFTRNIREYGGTFEAVSVNHNGTPIRRMMDRPTHRPTRRYKHTSETALTS, translated from the exons ATGATACGAACAGGAGTGCAGCAGATGGCCAGGGGACTGTGCCAAATAATGGGACGTGAAATCTCAAAGGGAAATTTCAACACCAACATCAGACAACAAATGACTCCAAGAGGGACTTTCCAGCTTCCCTGGTCCTCTATCAACAGTGTCCGAACCATGGCG GTGCTGCCCTGGCCTTTCTCTTTCCAGCCACGGGACTTCAGCCTGCCCAACTCGTCCTGGGGCTCCGACATGAGGCGTCTGTATGAGCACTATAACAGCCAGTGTGAGGTAGAGACAGATGACGGAGAGAAGAAGTGGGGGGTCTGGAGAAGACTGCCCAGCTATAACCGCTCCCTCAAGTACGCCACAG GTGGGGTGTATTTGAGTAAGATCATTCAGTCGAAGGCGCGTCTGTTCACACGGAACATCAGGGAGTACGGGGGGACGTTCGA GGCTGTTTCTGTCAATCACAATGGGACACCTATTAGGAGGATGATGGATAGGCCAACTCATCGACCAACCAGACGCTACAAACACACATCAGAAACAGCACTGACTTCCTAG
- the LOC139572732 gene encoding acyl-coenzyme A thioesterase THEM4-like isoform X5: MIRTGVQQMARGLCQIMGREISKGNFNTNIRQQMTPRGTFQLPWSSINSVRTMAVLPWPFSFQPRDFSLPNSSWGSDMRRLYEHYNSQCEVETDDGEKKWGVWRRLPSYNRSLKYATGGVYLSKIIQSKARLFTRNIREYGGTFEYVVFVNKQEQKWLFLSITMGHLLGG; the protein is encoded by the exons ATGATACGAACAGGAGTGCAGCAGATGGCCAGGGGACTGTGCCAAATAATGGGACGTGAAATCTCAAAGGGAAATTTCAACACCAACATCAGACAACAAATGACTCCAAGAGGGACTTTCCAGCTTCCCTGGTCCTCTATCAACAGTGTCCGAACCATGGCG GTGCTGCCCTGGCCTTTCTCTTTCCAGCCACGGGACTTCAGCCTGCCCAACTCGTCCTGGGGCTCCGACATGAGGCGTCTGTATGAGCACTATAACAGCCAGTGTGAGGTAGAGACAGATGACGGAGAGAAGAAGTGGGGGGTCTGGAGAAGACTGCCCAGCTATAACCGCTCCCTCAAGTACGCCACAG GTGGGGTGTATTTGAGTAAGATCATTCAGTCGAAGGCGCGTCTGTTCACACGGAACATCAGGGAGTACGGGGGGACGTTCGAGTACGTCGTGTTTGTCAACAAGCAGgagcagaagt GGCTGTTTCTGTCAATCACAATGGGACACCTATTAGGAGGATGA
- the LOC139572732 gene encoding acyl-coenzyme A thioesterase THEM4-like isoform X3 codes for MIRTGVQQMARGLCQIMGREISKGNFNTNIRQQMTPRGTFQLPWSSINSVRTMAVLPWPFSFQPRDFSLPNSSWGSDMRRLYEHYNSQCEVETDDGEKKWGVWRRLPSYNRSLKYATGGVYLSKIIQSKARLFTRNIREYGGTFEYVVFVNKQEQKCVCVFQAGHLLEGVSPTLTWLFLSITMGHLLGG; via the exons ATGATACGAACAGGAGTGCAGCAGATGGCCAGGGGACTGTGCCAAATAATGGGACGTGAAATCTCAAAGGGAAATTTCAACACCAACATCAGACAACAAATGACTCCAAGAGGGACTTTCCAGCTTCCCTGGTCCTCTATCAACAGTGTCCGAACCATGGCG GTGCTGCCCTGGCCTTTCTCTTTCCAGCCACGGGACTTCAGCCTGCCCAACTCGTCCTGGGGCTCCGACATGAGGCGTCTGTATGAGCACTATAACAGCCAGTGTGAGGTAGAGACAGATGACGGAGAGAAGAAGTGGGGGGTCTGGAGAAGACTGCCCAGCTATAACCGCTCCCTCAAGTACGCCACAG GTGGGGTGTATTTGAGTAAGATCATTCAGTCGAAGGCGCGTCTGTTCACACGGAACATCAGGGAGTACGGGGGGACGTTCGAGTACGTCGTGTTTGTCAACAAGCAGgagcagaagtgtgtgtgtgtgttccaggctgGCCACCTACTGGAGGGAGTGTCACCCACCCTCACGT GGCTGTTTCTGTCAATCACAATGGGACACCTATTAGGAGGATGA
- the LOC139572732 gene encoding acyl-coenzyme A thioesterase THEM4-like isoform X2 has product MIRTGVQQMARGLCQIMGREISKGNFNTNIRQQMTPRGTFQLPWSSINSVRTMAVLPWPFSFQPRDFSLPNSSWGSDMRRLYEHYNSQCEVETDDGEKKWGVWRRLPSYNRSLKYATGGVYLSKIIQSKARLFTRNIREYGGTFEYVVFVNKQEQKCVCVFQAGHLLEGVSPTLTCWLCFRRVSLDFQSF; this is encoded by the exons ATGATACGAACAGGAGTGCAGCAGATGGCCAGGGGACTGTGCCAAATAATGGGACGTGAAATCTCAAAGGGAAATTTCAACACCAACATCAGACAACAAATGACTCCAAGAGGGACTTTCCAGCTTCCCTGGTCCTCTATCAACAGTGTCCGAACCATGGCG GTGCTGCCCTGGCCTTTCTCTTTCCAGCCACGGGACTTCAGCCTGCCCAACTCGTCCTGGGGCTCCGACATGAGGCGTCTGTATGAGCACTATAACAGCCAGTGTGAGGTAGAGACAGATGACGGAGAGAAGAAGTGGGGGGTCTGGAGAAGACTGCCCAGCTATAACCGCTCCCTCAAGTACGCCACAG GTGGGGTGTATTTGAGTAAGATCATTCAGTCGAAGGCGCGTCTGTTCACACGGAACATCAGGGAGTACGGGGGGACGTTCGAGTACGTCGTGTTTGTCAACAAGCAGgagcagaagtgtgtgtgtgtgttccaggctgGCCACCTACTGGAGGGAGTGTCACCCACCCTCACGTGTTGGTTGTGTTTTAGACGTGTGTCATTAGACTTTCAGTCATTCTGA